One window of Candidatus Methylocalor cossyra genomic DNA carries:
- the glnD gene encoding [protein-PII] uridylyltransferase: protein MAGLDPRAHDQRLSPPELITVFKDCLRRESAQLVEWFRAGVPAAELIRARSDFMDELLGACWNRFLGPQAEQLALVAVGGYGRRELHPHSDIDILVLLDGGSAPEGRGHAGHQPALTAFFHFLWDIGLKPAQSVRTVEECIDLARDDQTVITNLTEARLIRGSAALFDALESRIGPEHLWSSHQFFEAKMAEQTARHAKYHDTAYNLEPNVKEGPGGLRDIQIIGWIIKRHYHSRNLQDLLRQGWLTEAEYTELIQAQNFLWQVRFALHVLTDRAEDRLLFEYQKELARQFGYSDPDINQAVEAFMQRYYRTVMGLERLNEMLLQLFKEVALHGDLDVLILPINENFQAVNGYVEALTPEVFRQRPLALLQIFLLLQSNTSLLGVRASTIRLIRQHLYLIDEDFRRNPEACRLFMAILRQKTGITQQLRRMNRYGVLAAYLPAFGRVVGRMQYDLFHVYTVDEHTLFVIRNLRRFALERYRDEHPLCNEIFQLIEKPELLYIAALMHDIAKGSNLDHSTLGATIAEEFCVRHGLGRHDTQLVKWLVQNHLLMSMTAQRRDISDPEVIHEFATALRDQTTLDHLYLLTVADIRATNPNLWNSWKDALLKELYLATRWAFRRGLANPLAQTEKIITVKAESRALLKRLGIADDGVERVWKTLNDEYFLRNLPEEVAWHTVAIIACPPDQLPLVLLRPVSQRGSAEIFVYAHNQDFIFAHSTAVLDQLGLTVFDAKIITTGDGYVLNSYHVLEQSGERIRDHLRQAQICAKLRECLVQPDRAPLRVQRREARQIKHFAVPTQLHFHEDPQNRYTLLELVATDRPGLLSKVGQAFRLCDVRLYNAKISTIGSRAEDIFYITDRSNRPLTSAADRRRLSETIVALVGSQ from the coding sequence AGCTGATCCGGGCCCGCTCCGACTTCATGGACGAGCTGCTCGGTGCCTGCTGGAACCGCTTCCTCGGGCCCCAGGCGGAACAGCTCGCCCTGGTGGCGGTGGGGGGCTACGGACGGCGCGAACTGCATCCCCATTCGGACATCGACATCCTCGTGCTGCTGGACGGAGGCTCCGCCCCGGAGGGCCGCGGGCACGCCGGCCACCAGCCGGCGCTCACCGCGTTCTTCCACTTTCTCTGGGACATCGGGCTCAAGCCGGCGCAGAGTGTGCGCACCGTGGAGGAATGCATCGACCTGGCGCGGGACGACCAGACGGTCATCACCAATCTGACCGAAGCCCGCCTGATCCGGGGATCGGCGGCCTTGTTCGACGCCCTCGAGAGCCGTATCGGGCCGGAGCATCTGTGGTCGTCCCACCAGTTCTTCGAGGCCAAGATGGCCGAGCAAACCGCACGCCACGCCAAATACCACGACACGGCCTACAACCTCGAGCCCAACGTCAAGGAGGGCCCCGGCGGGCTTCGGGACATCCAGATCATCGGCTGGATCATCAAGCGCCACTACCACAGCCGCAACCTGCAGGACCTGCTGCGCCAGGGCTGGCTCACCGAGGCCGAATATACCGAGCTGATCCAGGCGCAGAACTTCCTCTGGCAGGTACGCTTCGCTTTACACGTCCTGACTGACCGAGCCGAGGACCGCCTGCTGTTCGAGTACCAGAAGGAACTGGCCCGCCAGTTCGGCTATTCCGACCCCGATATCAACCAGGCCGTCGAAGCCTTCATGCAGCGTTATTACCGCACCGTGATGGGCCTTGAGCGGCTTAACGAAATGCTGCTACAACTGTTCAAGGAAGTGGCCCTGCACGGCGACCTGGATGTCCTTATCCTACCCATCAACGAAAACTTCCAGGCCGTGAACGGCTACGTCGAGGCCCTCACCCCCGAGGTGTTCCGCCAACGTCCCCTAGCGCTGCTGCAGATCTTCCTGCTGCTGCAGAGCAACACCAGCCTCCTTGGGGTGCGCGCTTCGACCATCCGCCTGATTCGCCAGCATCTTTACCTCATCGACGAGGATTTCCGCCGGAATCCGGAAGCCTGCCGCCTGTTCATGGCCATCCTCCGCCAGAAGACCGGCATCACCCAACAGCTCCGCCGCATGAACCGGTACGGGGTGCTGGCAGCCTATCTGCCCGCCTTCGGTCGGGTGGTCGGCCGCATGCAGTACGATCTGTTCCACGTCTACACCGTCGACGAGCATACCCTGTTCGTGATCCGCAACCTGCGGCGCTTCGCCCTGGAACGCTACCGGGACGAGCATCCGCTCTGCAACGAGATTTTCCAGCTCATCGAAAAGCCCGAGCTGCTCTACATCGCGGCGCTGATGCACGACATCGCCAAGGGCAGCAACCTCGACCATTCCACCTTGGGGGCCACCATCGCCGAAGAATTCTGCGTGCGCCACGGGCTCGGCCGGCACGACACGCAATTGGTGAAATGGCTGGTGCAGAACCACCTCCTCATGTCCATGACGGCGCAGCGCCGGGACATCAGCGATCCCGAGGTGATCCACGAATTCGCCACCGCGCTGCGCGACCAGACCACCCTGGATCATCTGTACCTGCTCACCGTGGCTGACATCCGGGCCACCAATCCGAACCTGTGGAATTCCTGGAAGGACGCCCTGCTCAAGGAGCTGTACCTGGCTACCCGCTGGGCATTCCGGCGCGGCCTGGCCAACCCCTTGGCACAGACCGAGAAGATCATCACGGTCAAGGCCGAGAGCCGCGCGCTCCTGAAACGGCTGGGCATCGCCGACGACGGGGTGGAACGGGTCTGGAAGACCCTCAACGACGAATACTTTCTGCGCAATCTTCCGGAAGAGGTGGCCTGGCACACGGTAGCGATCATCGCCTGCCCGCCAGACCAGCTCCCCTTAGTGTTGCTGCGTCCAGTCAGCCAACGGGGCAGCGCGGAAATCTTCGTCTACGCCCACAACCAGGACTTCATCTTCGCCCATAGCACGGCGGTACTGGATCAGCTAGGGCTCACCGTATTCGACGCCAAAATCATCACCACCGGGGATGGCTACGTACTGAACAGCTACCATGTCCTCGAGCAGAGCGGCGAGCGCATCCGCGACCACCTGCGGCAGGCGCAGATCTGCGCCAAGTTGCGGGAATGCCTGGTCCAGCCCGACCGGGCACCGCTCCGGGTACAACGGCGGGAAGCGCGCCAGATCAAGCACTTCGCCGTACCCACCCAGCTGCATTTCCACGAGGATCCGCAAAACCGCTATACCCTTTTGGAGCTGGTCGCCACCGACCGCCCCGGACTACTGTCCAAGGTGGGCCAGGCGTTTCGCCTTTGCGACGTGCGGCTCTATAACGCCAAGATTTCCACCATCGGCAGCCGGGCCGAGGATATCTTCTACATCACCGACCGCAGCAACCGCCCCCTGACCAGTGCGGCGGACCGGCGCCGTTTGAGTGAGACCATCGTGGCGCTGGTGGGCAGCCAATGA
- a CDS encoding sulfatase family protein, whose product MKNARCLGRYLALLVSLGIGLVSLPGYSAPPDIVFILTDDLDQDLFRRQGALAELLVAQGITFANHFVSLSLCCPSRVTTLRGQYAHNTGIYTNGPGNGGFAKVYRDGLEYSTVATWLQAAGYRTALIGKYLNGYPDPRAASHNYIPPGWHHWISPNGGTPYREYDYTLNEDGTTVSYGHRPEDYLVDVLARKAAQFIRRSAAIYPKQPLFLYLAPYIPHGPATPPPRYAGWFPGLRAPRTAAFNEADVSDKPVWLRTLPPLSAEEIKRLDILYRHRRQSMLAVDDLVKTVIGALEATGRLANAYVFFTSDNGFHQGQHRLSSGKNTAFEEDLRIPLVVRGPGVPAGRSVTHLTANVDYAPTFAELAGLTAPSFVDGRSLAVFLKGAIPPAWREVLLLEHAGPALTARGARGVLEPQDPYDVQLARRRAPPSFTGLRTADGLTYVEYVTGDRELYDLKQDPDQLNNSYPTADPVLKARLAAWLRSLRGTSGATLRAAEQAPPRAGMLSATVPGGPRPVPARPADSRN is encoded by the coding sequence ATGAAAAACGCTCGCTGCTTGGGGCGTTACCTCGCCCTGTTGGTGTCCTTGGGGATCGGCCTTGTTTCGCTGCCCGGGTATTCGGCGCCTCCGGACATCGTGTTCATCCTCACCGACGACCTCGACCAAGACCTGTTCCGCCGGCAGGGCGCCCTGGCCGAGCTGTTGGTGGCCCAGGGCATCACCTTCGCCAACCATTTCGTCAGCCTATCCCTGTGCTGCCCGTCCCGGGTCACCACCCTGCGCGGCCAGTACGCGCACAATACCGGCATCTACACCAACGGCCCGGGCAACGGCGGGTTTGCCAAGGTGTACCGGGACGGCCTGGAATACTCCACCGTCGCCACCTGGCTGCAGGCGGCCGGCTACCGCACCGCCTTGATCGGCAAATACCTCAATGGCTATCCCGATCCTCGGGCAGCCAGCCACAACTACATCCCGCCCGGCTGGCACCACTGGATCAGTCCCAATGGGGGCACGCCCTACCGGGAATACGACTATACCCTCAACGAGGACGGTACCACGGTGAGCTACGGCCATCGGCCGGAGGACTACCTGGTGGATGTGCTGGCGCGGAAAGCGGCCCAGTTCATCCGCCGTTCCGCGGCGATCTATCCGAAGCAGCCCTTGTTCCTTTATCTCGCCCCTTACATCCCCCACGGCCCGGCCACGCCCCCACCCCGCTACGCCGGCTGGTTTCCGGGCCTCCGGGCCCCACGCACCGCCGCCTTCAACGAAGCCGATGTGAGCGATAAGCCGGTTTGGCTCCGCACCTTGCCGCCCCTTTCCGCCGAGGAGATCAAGCGCCTGGACATCCTTTACCGGCACCGGCGGCAGTCCATGCTGGCGGTGGACGACCTGGTGAAGACTGTGATCGGCGCCCTGGAGGCCACGGGACGGCTCGCCAACGCCTATGTCTTTTTCACTTCCGACAACGGCTTCCATCAGGGCCAGCACCGCTTGAGCTCGGGCAAGAACACCGCCTTCGAGGAGGACCTTAGGATCCCGCTAGTCGTGCGTGGCCCCGGGGTCCCGGCGGGTCGCAGCGTGACCCACCTCACCGCCAACGTGGATTACGCCCCGACCTTTGCCGAATTGGCGGGGCTCACGGCGCCGAGCTTCGTCGACGGTCGGTCCTTGGCCGTGTTCCTGAAAGGCGCCATCCCGCCCGCATGGCGCGAGGTCCTGCTCCTAGAGCACGCCGGCCCGGCCTTGACGGCGCGAGGCGCAAGAGGGGTGTTGGAACCCCAGGACCCTTACGATGTACAGCTGGCCCGGCGCCGGGCCCCGCCCAGCTTCACCGGGCTTCGCACCGCCGACGGGCTGACCTATGTGGAATACGTTACCGGGGACCGGGAGCTCTATGACCTGAAGCAGGATCCCGACCAGTTGAACAACAGCTACCCCACCGCCGATCCTGTCCTCAAGGCGCGGTTGGCGGCCTGGCTAAGGTCGCTGCGGGGGACTTCCGGCGCCACCCTGCGGGCCGCGGAGCAGGCGCCGCCCCGCGCCGGGATGCTCAGCGCAACGGTGCCAGGCGGCCCACGGCCTGTTCCAGCAAGGCCCGCGGACAGCCGAAATTGA
- a CDS encoding MalY/PatB family protein — protein sequence MDFDQLIDRRATSSHKWNKYAGRDILPLWVADMDFRSPPSVIAALERRVAHGVFGYTDPPESLVEAVGAYARRHYDWAIEPDWYVWLPGLVPGINLACRTVGREGDAVLTAIPVYPPFRRAPALAGRELIEVPLIQGEGQWRWDFAALEAAITPRTHLLLLCHPHNPVGRVWREEELVPLVEIARRHGLVICSDEIHCDLILDPGRQHRPLAQFAPDYASHIITLMAPSKTWNLAGLGCAFAVIPDADLRRRFRQAMAGLVPQVNALGFTAAEAAYRDDGRWRAALLAYLRGNRDCLRDWLAGSERLRMTVPEATYLAWIDARAVDPVHPLPKFEALGVGLSDGRDFGLPGYVRLNFGCPRALLEQAVGRLAPLR from the coding sequence ATGGACTTCGACCAGCTCATCGATCGCCGCGCCACCTCCAGCCACAAATGGAACAAATATGCTGGACGGGACATTCTGCCGCTGTGGGTGGCGGATATGGATTTCCGCAGCCCACCCTCGGTCATCGCGGCGCTGGAGCGGCGCGTCGCGCACGGGGTGTTCGGCTATACCGACCCGCCGGAGAGCCTGGTCGAGGCGGTCGGGGCCTATGCCCGGCGGCACTACGACTGGGCCATCGAGCCGGACTGGTACGTGTGGTTGCCCGGCCTCGTGCCGGGCATCAACCTGGCCTGCCGCACCGTGGGCAGGGAGGGCGACGCGGTGCTGACCGCGATTCCGGTCTATCCGCCGTTCCGTAGGGCGCCGGCGCTGGCCGGGCGGGAGCTCATCGAGGTGCCCCTGATCCAGGGCGAGGGCCAGTGGCGCTGGGATTTTGCCGCCTTGGAAGCGGCCATCACGCCGCGCACGCACCTGCTTTTGCTGTGCCATCCCCATAATCCAGTGGGCCGGGTCTGGCGCGAGGAGGAACTCGTCCCGCTGGTGGAGATCGCCCGCCGGCACGGCTTGGTGATCTGCTCCGACGAAATCCATTGCGACCTGATCCTGGATCCCGGCCGCCAGCACCGGCCGCTGGCGCAGTTTGCGCCCGATTACGCGAGCCACATCATTACCCTCATGGCCCCCTCGAAGACCTGGAATTTGGCCGGGTTGGGCTGCGCCTTCGCGGTGATTCCCGATGCCGATCTGCGCCGGCGCTTCCGCCAGGCGATGGCGGGGCTGGTGCCCCAGGTCAACGCGCTCGGCTTCACCGCCGCCGAAGCGGCCTACCGCGACGATGGGCGCTGGCGTGCCGCATTGCTCGCCTACCTGAGGGGCAACCGGGATTGCCTCCGGGACTGGTTGGCCGGCAGCGAGCGGCTGCGGATGACCGTGCCGGAGGCCACCTATCTAGCCTGGATCGATGCCCGGGCGGTGGACCCGGTGCATCCCTTGCCGAAGTTCGAAGCTTTGGGCGTGGGGCTGTCGGACGGGCGGGATTTCGGCCTGCCGGGCTATGTCCGGCTCAATTTCGGCTGTCCGCGGGCCTTGCTGGAACAGGCCGTGGGCCGCCTGGCACCGTTGCGCTGA
- a CDS encoding trans-sulfuration enzyme family protein: MRSSRPDPNTQDALFESGEPRPRLTTLLAQAGTRQDTRTGALSTPIHQTATFAHPGLGQSTGFDYSRSANPTRAVLERTMARLDGGAGGFAFASGLAALTTVLGLFEAGDHLVVAEGGYGGTQRLLDQVFARFGLALSYLPVTDTLAYRSALGPRTRAILVEAIANPCLQVPDLPALAALAREAGVLLLVDNTFLTPYWLRPLELGADLVLHSASKFLAGHNDVIAGIVTVRTAELADRLGYLQNALGAVLAPQEAWLVLRGLKTLALRLERQQTNALAVAQWLRRQPAVVQVRYPGLPDDPSHRPLARFAEGFGAVLAFEVDDAARVERLIGRLRLIAYAESLGGVESLITVPALQTHANLTREERDRLGIRDTLLRLSVGIEDAGDLIADLAQALA; this comes from the coding sequence ATGCGTTCATCCAGACCCGATCCCAACACCCAGGACGCTCTCTTCGAGTCCGGCGAGCCGAGACCGCGCCTCACCACCCTGCTCGCCCAGGCCGGGACCCGCCAGGATACCCGCACCGGTGCCCTCAGCACCCCGATCCACCAAACGGCCACCTTCGCCCATCCGGGCCTGGGCCAGAGCACCGGCTTCGATTACAGCCGCAGCGCCAATCCCACCCGGGCCGTCCTCGAGCGGACCATGGCACGCCTGGACGGCGGCGCCGGCGGGTTCGCCTTCGCCAGCGGCCTCGCCGCCCTGACCACCGTGCTGGGCTTGTTCGAGGCCGGCGATCACCTGGTGGTGGCCGAAGGCGGCTATGGCGGCACCCAGCGCCTGCTGGACCAGGTGTTCGCCCGATTTGGCCTGGCGCTGAGCTACCTGCCGGTGACCGACACCCTGGCCTATCGATCCGCCCTGGGACCTCGGACCCGGGCCATCCTGGTCGAGGCGATCGCCAATCCCTGCCTGCAGGTACCGGACCTGCCGGCCCTGGCGGCGCTGGCGCGGGAGGCTGGGGTCCTGCTGCTGGTGGACAACACGTTCCTGACTCCTTACTGGCTGCGTCCCCTGGAGCTGGGCGCCGACCTGGTCCTGCATTCCGCCTCGAAATTCCTGGCCGGGCACAACGACGTCATCGCCGGTATCGTCACGGTGAGGACGGCGGAATTAGCCGATCGGCTCGGCTATCTGCAAAATGCGTTAGGTGCCGTGCTGGCACCCCAGGAGGCTTGGCTGGTGCTGCGCGGCCTGAAGACCTTGGCGCTGCGCCTGGAGCGGCAGCAAACCAACGCCCTGGCCGTGGCCCAATGGCTGCGCCGGCAGCCGGCGGTGGTGCAGGTCCGTTACCCCGGCCTTCCGGACGATCCCAGCCATCGCCCGCTGGCGCGCTTCGCCGAGGGGTTCGGTGCGGTGCTGGCGTTCGAGGTGGACGATGCCGCCCGGGTGGAGCGCCTGATCGGGCGGCTCCGCCTGATCGCCTATGCCGAGAGCCTGGGCGGCGTGGAGAGCCTGATTACCGTCCCGGCGCTGCAGACCCACGCCAATCTGACACGGGAGGAGCGGGACCGGCTCGGCATCCGGGACACCCTGTTGCGGCTGTCGGTCGGCATCGAGGACGCCGGCGACCTGATCGCCGATCTGGCCCAGGCCCTGGCCTGA
- a CDS encoding glycosyltransferase has protein sequence MVELGMMLLSGVLLWEVARAYRRQRRAIGLGRAPRPPARYPSVTVVRPIKGLDTRIEDNLRAALDNDYPGPVETLFVFDDEREPALTAVRRVLAEARRGEQPVEARILFSGPPPARRTGKLNAMIAGLAEARGEIVAFVDSDVLQDRQALRVLVETLLERAEAGAAFAPVVATEPPATVGDAAYALMLNGLYEPAALATAAEQGGQLPFIMGEFMAFKREAIAAIGGLESAEGQLVDDMFLGQRLRQCGYRNVIAPHWVAIVQRGATLAEFLPVLIRWIVFSRSGLPARAFKLQHWRVGGAFWTGLLLALTAAFGGQLLAAALAASVPLAVVVMINDLHHRVGGAPLPLRYRWVAAALWLGAPLIYARTLTAREIAWRGRRYRLNRHARLQAGAADREPSARTMG, from the coding sequence TACCGGCGGCAGCGAAGGGCCATCGGTCTGGGCCGGGCGCCCCGGCCGCCGGCCCGCTATCCCTCGGTGACCGTGGTTCGCCCGATCAAGGGCCTGGATACCCGGATCGAGGACAACCTAAGGGCAGCCCTCGATAACGATTACCCCGGCCCGGTGGAGACGCTGTTCGTGTTCGATGATGAGCGCGAACCGGCCCTGACGGCGGTGCGACGGGTGCTAGCCGAGGCGCGCCGTGGGGAACAGCCGGTGGAGGCGCGCATCCTGTTCTCCGGCCCTCCGCCGGCGCGCCGGACCGGCAAACTCAATGCCATGATCGCCGGGCTTGCTGAGGCGCGGGGCGAGATCGTGGCCTTCGTCGATTCGGACGTGCTGCAGGACCGCCAGGCGCTGCGGGTATTGGTCGAGACCTTGCTGGAGCGCGCCGAGGCCGGCGCGGCCTTCGCCCCGGTGGTGGCAACCGAGCCGCCGGCCACGGTCGGCGATGCCGCCTATGCGCTGATGCTGAATGGGCTGTACGAGCCGGCGGCCCTGGCCACGGCGGCGGAGCAGGGCGGCCAGCTGCCGTTCATTATGGGTGAGTTCATGGCCTTCAAGCGCGAGGCCATCGCCGCCATCGGCGGCTTGGAGAGCGCCGAAGGGCAGTTGGTCGACGACATGTTCCTGGGGCAGCGCTTGCGCCAGTGCGGCTATCGCAACGTGATCGCGCCACACTGGGTGGCGATCGTCCAGCGCGGCGCCACCCTCGCCGAGTTCCTACCGGTGCTGATCCGGTGGATCGTGTTCTCCCGCTCGGGGTTGCCGGCGCGGGCGTTCAAGCTGCAGCACTGGCGGGTGGGGGGCGCCTTTTGGACGGGGCTCCTCTTGGCCCTGACCGCTGCCTTTGGTGGGCAGCTGCTGGCGGCAGCGCTGGCGGCCAGCGTGCCCCTGGCTGTGGTGGTCATGATCAACGACCTCCATCACCGGGTTGGGGGAGCGCCCCTGCCGCTGCGCTACCGTTGGGTGGCGGCGGCCCTGTGGCTAGGCGCACCGCTGATCTACGCCCGGACCTTGACCGCGCGGGAGATCGCCTGGCGCGGCCGGCGCTACCGCCTGAATCGCCATGCCCGCCTGCAGGCCGGGGCGGCGGACCGGGAGCCGTCGGCGCGCACCATGGGGTGA